One window of Syngnathus acus chromosome 16, fSynAcu1.2, whole genome shotgun sequence genomic DNA carries:
- the LOC119135715 gene encoding protein tyrosine phosphatase type IVA 3-like — translation MNRPAPVELCHNHMRFLITHNPTDNTLSSFTEDLKRFGVTTVVRVCDITYDKTPLEKDGITVLDWPFDDGAPPPSVLVDDWLSLLKKKFHEEPGSCVAVHCVAGLGRAPVLVALALIESGMKYEDAIQLIRQKRRGAINSKQLTYLEKYRSRQRLRFSESNTHKNKKCCIM, via the exons ATGAACCGTCCAGCTCCTGTGGAACTGTGCCACAACCACATGCGATTTCTTATAACACATAACCCAACAGACAACACACTCAGCTCCTTCACAGAG GACCTGAAgcggtttggggtcacaacaGTGGTTCGAGTCTGTGACATCACATATGACAAAACGCCACTGGAGAAAGATGGCATCACTGTCTTG GACTGGCCATTTGACGACGGTGCCCCGCCCCCAAGTGTACTAGTTGATGATTGGTTGAGTTTATTGAAGAAGAAATTTCATGAGGAACCTGGAAGCTGTGTGGCTGTTCACTGCGTGGCAGGTCTCGGAAG GGCTCCTGTGCTGGTTGCGCTGGCTTTGATAGAGAGTGGAATGAAGTATGAAGATGCTATTCAACTGATCCGACA GAAGCGTCGTGGAGCCATCAACAGTAAACAACTAACTTACCTGGAGAAGTACCGATCCAGGCAACGACTCCGCTTTAGTGAGTCAAACACCCACAAGAACAAGAAGTGTTGCATTATGTGA